The nucleotide window GGTCATGATCGGTGAGATCGGCGGCCCCGACGAGGCCAACGCCGCCCACTGGATCAAGGACAACATGAAGAAGCCGGTGGTCGGCTTCATCGCTGGCGTGACCGCGCCTCCGGGCAAGCGCATGGGCCACGCCGGCGCGCTGATCTCGGGCGGTGCCGACACCGCCCAGGCCAAGCTGGAAATCATGGAAGCCTGCGGCATCAAGGTGACCAAGAACCCGTCGGAAATGGGCCGCTTGCTGAAGGCAATGCTGTAAGCCCTGGCCGCCTTTCCCGCTGCGGCGGGATCGTTTGCTGCTGCAATGCCCCCGCTCCGGCGGGGGCATTGTCGTTTCCGGGGAGTGATTCGGGCGCCATCTTGACCCTGAACATTACAAGATTGAAATGTAATCGAAAGGTTCATCGGTTAAACAGTCATGTCTGCGCTGTCAGACATCCGAAATCCCGTCAGATGACGGGGCGCACCACCACATAGAACTCGAGGAGCCTCCCCGTGGAACTGCTGTCTTCCACCACTTTCTGGATTGCGTTGGGATCGATCATCCTGACCAATATCGTCCTGTCCGGCGACAACGCGGTGGTGATCGCGCTCGCCTCGCGCAACCTGCCGCCCGCCCAGCAGAAGAAGGCCATCTTCTGGGGCAGCGCCGCCGCCATCATCATGCGCGTGGTGCTGACCGTGGCCGCGGTCAAGCTGCTGAGCCTGCCGTACCTGAAGATCATCGGCGCCGTGCTGCTGGTCTACATCGGCGTGCAGCTGCTGACCGGCGAGGACGACGAAGACGGCCATGATGCCAAGGACAATATCTGGGCCGCCATCCGCACCATCCTGATCGCCGACCTGGTGATGTCGCTGGACAACGTGGTCGCCGTGGCCGCCGCCGCGCAGAAGGGGCCGGAAGGCAGCCAGCTGCTGCTGCTGATCGTGGGCCTGGGCCTGTCGATCCCGCTGATCGTGTTCGGCAGCACCATCCTGCTCAAGGTGATGGAGCGCTTCCCGGTCATCATCGTGCTGGGCGCCGCACTGCTCGGCTACCTCGCCGGCGAAATGCTGGTCAGCGACCCGGTCGACGCCGCCTGGTTCGAAGTCCACGTGCCGCACGCCCACCTGGTGTTCGGCGCCGCCGGGGCGATCCTGGTGGTGATCATCGGCAAGCTGCTCAGCCGCCGGTCGGCAAAGACGGCCTGACGGCGATCTGACTGATGCGAAGGGCGGCCATGTGGCCGCCCTTTTTCGTTGGCCACGGTGCGGCATCTGTCGGTGCCCGTGCCAACTAACTCATGTGAGTGATCGCACTTTTTGTCGCGCTGGCCTGAGGCAGCGGTCTCAGGTGACAATTTTTGGCGCAATCGGCGAGCTTTCCCCTGGCGGGTGACGAAATTTGTCGCTTTTCACCCCCTACCGATGGGGGATGCCGCTGGCACACTTGCTGCTCAATCGTCCCCGCGTCACGCAACCGAAGACGTGCAACGCTTAACCAAAATCTCTTCGAGGGGTCAAATTATGCAACGGGTACAACAACTGAAGAAGCTGGGCCGTCGGGTTCAGAAGGGTTTTACGCTGATCGAACTGATGATCGTGGTGGCGATCATTGGTATCTTGGCGGCGATTGCGATTCCGCAGTATCAGGACTATGTGACGCGTAGCCGGTGGGCGTCGGTGTACTCCGGACTGGCAAGTGTGAAGACGGCAATTGGCATGTGTACTCAAGAAAATGCCGGGGCGCTCGCGAATTGCGATGCTGGTACGGCTCCGGTCCCGGCGATTGCAGACGTGAACATGCCCGCAAACGCCGTGCTGACTTCGATTACCGATGGTGTTATCACCGTCACTGGCGGCGCGCCGCTTGGCGGCTGTGTCGTGACGGTGACACCGGGACTCGTGGCTGGGCAGAGCGCGATTACGTGGGCAATCGCTTCTGCAACGGCTGGCTGTGGGCGGGCCGTTATCGGCGGCGTATAATTGTTTGGCTGAAACTGAACACTCAGCAACGGGAAAGCGCCTTCGGGCGCTTTTTCTTTGCCCAGCCCCCAAGCTATCATGCGCCTTTCCCCAACCCAGGCGCCGCAATGCCGCCGTCCCGGCCAAACTTCTCGTCGGCTGTTCTCATCGCAGCAATCGTCATCCCGCTGCTGGTCTCCCGGCACACGCTGCCGCTAGCGACGTTCTACGGCGAATGGGCCGCCGCGCTATGCGGCATTGCCATGATCGCCGCCGTCGCTTTTCATGCGATACGCAGCCCGGTTACGGCGACAGCCGCACCATCCGCGTCGCTGCCGTCAATCGCGCTGCTATTCCTCTGGCTCGTCATCGTCAGCCTGATCTTCGCGAGCCTCGGACACGCCGACGTCTCCGGCAGCCGCTTGATGACAGTCCTTACATTACTGCTCGGTGCCGCCGTGGCATCTGCCGCATGGTGGTATCGCCGCACGCAGGCGGGCAGCGAATCGGATACTGGCGACGCCCTTGCCGTTGCGCTGCTGGTTGCCGGCCTGCTAGGCACCGTTTCGCAATGGGTCCAGCTGTTCCACCTCGAACCCCGCTCCTTCGGCCTCGTCTCTACCTATTTCTACGACACCAACCGCCGCCTCTGGGGCAACCTGAACCAGCCCAACCACCAGGCCACGGTACACGGCCTGGCACTGGTCGCGTCGGTATGGCTGGCCTCGCGTGGTCGCCTCCGCTTTCCGATGTGGCTGGCCGCGGTGGCCTTGCTCGAAAGCGGCATCGTGCTGTCCGGCTCGCGCACCGGCGTGCTGCATGTGGGCCTCGCCGCGTGCTACGCGTTGGTTGCGGCATGGCTGGCGCGTGGCGATCGCCGCGGCCCGGATCCGATGCAGCGCCCGGTCGGACTGGTCGTCGCTGCCATCGCCATGGTGGCCATGCTGCTGGTCCTGCAACCCGCCATCAAGGCAGCAGGGCAGGCCTTCGACTGGCGCCTGTTCGACACCGTCGCCCAACTCGAAGCCGAAGACCAGATCTCAGCGCGCGGCGCGCTGTGGGCGCATGCCATTGCCATGTTCCGCGCCCACCCGTGGTTCGGCGTGGGCTGGGGCGAGTTCGGCTGGGCGCAGTTCCAGCAGCTCGACCAGGTCGGCGTGAAGGTCGAGATGTCCCTGCATGCGCATAACGCGATTCTCGATCTGCTGGCCAAGACCGGCATCGTCGGTACCGTCGGCGTCGGCGTGATCCTGCTGGCGTGGCTGTGGCGCGTGGTGCGGGTGCGTCTGTGGCATGGCGATGGCGAGGAGCGCACGCAGACCGTGCTGGTGCTGACCTGGCTGGCAATGCTGTGCGCGCATTCGATGCTGGAATATCCGCTGCATTACCTGTATTTCTTCCTGCCGTTCTGCTTCATGCTGGGGTGGCTGGAGCCGTCGGGCTTCGGGCGCTGGCGCGTGCCGTTGGCGGTGGCGCGGGGGCTGGCGCTGGCGTTCGTCGCGGTGGCAGCGGTGGTGCTGGGCACCATGTGGCACGACTATCGCCGCGCAGAGGCACGCGAGTATGCCAGCAGCGAAGGCCGCGAGCTCCTGCCGATGCCGCGCTTCTGGTTCCGCCAGCATGCCCAGGCCGATGCGGCGGGGCAGGCCGCGATCACGCCGGAGAATGCGGCGGCGCTGCTGCCCGCGCATGTCGCCGCGGTGCACCTGCTGCCGACGCCGACCATGATCGCGCGCACGGCATGGCTGCTGGCGCTGACGGGCGATGCCGCGCAAGGCCGGCAGTGGATGGAGCGCCTGCGCTGGTATTACCTGGGCGACGAGGCCGCCCAGTACGCGACCATCGCGCAGGCGTGCCGCGGCGTGGCGGCGGGCGAGCGCCCGCAGGCGTTCTGCGGCTGGGCGATCGATCGCTCGCGGCGGCTTGCGGAACTGGGCCGGGACTGACCTAGTAGTACGGGTACGGGCTGTAGTAGACCGGCGGCGGTGGCGGCGGATAGTAGTACCGCGGCGCCGGAGCAGGCACTGCGGCCACGCGCCCCGGCACGGGCACGCGATTGCCGCTGGCGTACATGCACTGCACGTAGGCGGCGTCGTATTGCTGCTGCGTGCCATAGCCCGCGTACTGCGCATTGCCGGCGCCGACCGCAGCGCCTGTCAACAGGCCGATGCCCGCGCCCACCGCGGCACCCGATCCACCATTGAAAGCCGCGCCAGCGGCGGCACCCAGCGCGGTGCCGACCGCGGCGCTGCCGAGCGCGGCATTGTTGGCCGCCTGTGCCGAAGACACGCCGCCGACTCGCCCGAAGGCGAATTGCCGGCAGTTGTAGTCGTCGGCGCGGAACTGGTCGAAGTTCTTGCCGGTACCGGGCAGCGCCATCACGCTGGGTCCGGAGGGAAGCACGGCGCAGGCGCCGAGGGCGAGAGTGGCCACGGCCAGCGTGGCCCGGATCAGGGCATGCATGGTGTCACCCCGCATCAGGAATTGGCCGGCGGCTGTGCCGGTACGCGCTGCCAGCCGCCGGGGCACGACGCCACGTAGGGGTAGTAGCCTTCAGGCTGGCTGCAGTGGTACCACCAGCCCTGCTGCGGCATCACGCCGTCGGGGCCGGGGGCCGGCACCGGGCCGTTCGGGCCTTGCTCGATGTACTGCGGCGGCGCCGCGGGCACCGCCACCACGGGCGGCGGGTAGTAATACGGAGCGGGGTAGTAATAGGGATAACCGCCGTAGAACGCGCCGGGCCCGAGATAGATGCCGACGCCTACACTGGTGCGCGTCTTCACCATGCCGTCGCGCAGATCGCCGCCGTGCCACGCGGCATCGTTGAGATCGGCCCGCCCGGCAAGGGCGGCGCCGCTGGCGGCCGTGGCCGCGAGTGCCAGGGCGATCTGGCAGAGCATGCGCCCGTTCATGGTATTCACCTCATCCCCGCGCGCGCGGACAGGGTCAGCCGGCCGCAATCGCTGGCGGCCCGCAATCATATTGAATACCAAATTGTCGCGCGCAGATGGCGGGGAAGACGCGCCTGGAAATGCGGCGTTACCTTTATTACCGGGGAACGAATCTGGCGTAATTCGAGGCCGGGCCCGCGCTTGCACCGCGTACTGCGCGCGTCACGTACGTGGTGCAGCGAAGGTAGCGATCAACCCGCGGCCACCCAATCCCCGGACTTGCCGCCATGCTTTTCCAGCAGCTTCACATTGCCGATCACCATGCCCCGGTCCACCGCCTTGCACATGTCGTAGATCGTCAGCAGCGCGACCTGCACGCCGGTCAGCGCCTCCATTTCCACGCCGGTCCGGCCGCGGGTCTCGGTGCGCACGGTGCAGGCGACGGTGGCCGTGGGTTCGTCCAGCGCGAACTCGACCGCGACCTTGGTCAGGCCGATCGGGTGGCACAGCGGAATCAGGTCGGCGGTACGCTTGGTGGCCATGATTGCCGCCACGCGGGCGATGCCGATCACGTCGCCCTTTTTTGCGCTGCCGTCGCGCACCAGCGCGAAGGTGGCGGGCTGCATGGTGATGGTGCCGGTGGCCACCGCGACGCGATGGGTGCTGGCCTTGTCGCCGACGTCGACCATGTGGGCTTGTCCGGCGGTGTCGAAATGGGTGAGCTGGGTCATGATCGAGAGCTTCGGAGTGCGTGCATGGGGCCGCCGGTGCCGGCGGCAAGCGTCGCCAGACGGGTCCGATGGGAACGGCCACGGGAGGCCGCTATCATAGCAACATGCCAAAACACCCATCGCTTCGCAG belongs to Cupriavidus taiwanensis and includes:
- a CDS encoding PglL family O-oligosaccharyltransferase, with product MPPSRPNFSSAVLIAAIVIPLLVSRHTLPLATFYGEWAAALCGIAMIAAVAFHAIRSPVTATAAPSASLPSIALLFLWLVIVSLIFASLGHADVSGSRLMTVLTLLLGAAVASAAWWYRRTQAGSESDTGDALAVALLVAGLLGTVSQWVQLFHLEPRSFGLVSTYFYDTNRRLWGNLNQPNHQATVHGLALVASVWLASRGRLRFPMWLAAVALLESGIVLSGSRTGVLHVGLAACYALVAAWLARGDRRGPDPMQRPVGLVVAAIAMVAMLLVLQPAIKAAGQAFDWRLFDTVAQLEAEDQISARGALWAHAIAMFRAHPWFGVGWGEFGWAQFQQLDQVGVKVEMSLHAHNAILDLLAKTGIVGTVGVGVILLAWLWRVVRVRLWHGDGEERTQTVLVLTWLAMLCAHSMLEYPLHYLYFFLPFCFMLGWLEPSGFGRWRVPLAVARGLALAFVAVAAVVLGTMWHDYRRAEAREYASSEGRELLPMPRFWFRQHAQADAAGQAAITPENAAALLPAHVAAVHLLPTPTMIARTAWLLALTGDAAQGRQWMERLRWYYLGDEAAQYATIAQACRGVAAGERPQAFCGWAIDRSRRLAELGRD
- a CDS encoding pilin, which gives rise to MQRVQQLKKLGRRVQKGFTLIELMIVVAIIGILAAIAIPQYQDYVTRSRWASVYSGLASVKTAIGMCTQENAGALANCDAGTAPVPAIADVNMPANAVLTSITDGVITVTGGAPLGGCVVTVTPGLVAGQSAITWAIASATAGCGRAVIGGV
- a CDS encoding TerC family protein — protein: MELLSSTTFWIALGSIILTNIVLSGDNAVVIALASRNLPPAQQKKAIFWGSAAAIIMRVVLTVAAVKLLSLPYLKIIGAVLLVYIGVQLLTGEDDEDGHDAKDNIWAAIRTILIADLVMSLDNVVAVAAAAQKGPEGSQLLLLIVGLGLSIPLIVFGSTILLKVMERFPVIIVLGAALLGYLAGEMLVSDPVDAAWFEVHVPHAHLVFGAAGAILVVIIGKLLSRRSAKTA
- the moaC gene encoding cyclic pyranopterin monophosphate synthase MoaC gives rise to the protein MTQLTHFDTAGQAHMVDVGDKASTHRVAVATGTITMQPATFALVRDGSAKKGDVIGIARVAAIMATKRTADLIPLCHPIGLTKVAVEFALDEPTATVACTVRTETRGRTGVEMEALTGVQVALLTIYDMCKAVDRGMVIGNVKLLEKHGGKSGDWVAAG